The Acidobacteriota bacterium genome includes a window with the following:
- a CDS encoding helix-turn-helix transcriptional regulator, with protein sequence MKTTPLFGEFFKQKRIEKGYTLREFCRMFNLDPGNISKLERGLLPPPESREKLDEYASRLGLETGTTDWYQFFDLAAASRGRIPKEFLNDEEVIKSLPVIFRTFRNKKMTEKAVAELVEKLRKT encoded by the coding sequence ATGAAGACGACGCCTCTCTTTGGAGAATTTTTCAAGCAGAAACGGATAGAGAAAGGATATACGCTCAGGGAATTTTGCCGAATGTTCAATCTGGATCCGGGAAACATCAGCAAACTCGAACGGGGTCTGTTGCCGCCTCCGGAGTCGCGAGAAAAGCTTGATGAATACGCGTCTCGCCTCGGCCTTGAAACGGGGACTACAGATTGGTATCAATTTTTTGATCTGGCGGCGGCTTCAAGAGGCCGGATTCCCAAGGAATTTCTGAATGACGAGGAAGTTATCAAAAGCCTTCCCGTGATTTTCCGAACCTTCCGCAACAAGAAGATGACTGAAAAGGCAGTTGCGGAGCTCGTTGAAAAGCTCCGCAAGACATAG